The Gadus chalcogrammus isolate NIFS_2021 chromosome 10, NIFS_Gcha_1.0, whole genome shotgun sequence genome contains a region encoding:
- the zdhhc15b gene encoding palmitoyltransferase ZDHHC15B, whose protein sequence is MALSRGLRFCQRVFSWIPVLIITSVVLWSYYAYVFELCLFTITNTFEKVAYLLVFHVCFVMFSWTYWKSIFTPPASPCKKFQLSYSDKERYELEERPDAQKQILAEIAKKLPIFSRAQSGAIRFCDRCQVLKPDRCHHCSVCETCVLKMDHHCPWVNNCVGFSNYKFFLLFLSYSMVYCVFIAATVFQYFLKFWGGDLNNGPAKFHVLFLMFVALMFFVSLMFLFSYHCWLVSKNRSTLEAFSAPVFVGGPDRNGFNVGMHRNLEQVFGENRRLWLLPIFTGQGNGHYFPLKSLNESHNPLLANDEMWEESDEGSDEGSIDGDPSVTIEMEH, encoded by the exons ATGGCTCTCTCCAGAGGTTTGAGATTCTGTCAAAGGGTTTTCTCCTGGATACCAGTACTTATAATAACCTCCGTGGTGCTGTGGTCGTATTACGCATACGTGTTTGAACTATGCTTGT TTACAATCACCAACACGTTTGAAAAGG TGGCCTACCTTCTGGTGttccatgtttgttttgttatgttttccTGGACATACTGGAAGTCAATCTTTACTCCACCTGCATCACCATGCAAAAAG TTCCAACTGTCTTACTCTGACAAAGAAAGATATGAATTGGAAGAGCGGCCAGATGCTCAGAAACAAATACTGGCTGAGATCGCAAAGAAATTACCTATTTTCAGTCGGGCACAATCTGGAG CTATCAGGTTCTGTGACCGATGCCAGGTGCTGAAGCCTGACCGCTGCCACCACTGCTCTGTTTGTGAAAC ATGCGTTTTAAAAATGGACCACCACTGTCCTTG GGTCAACAACTGTGTGGGTTTTTCCAACTACAAGTTCTTCCTACTCTTCCTCTCCTACTCCATGGTGTACTGTGTGTTCATAGCCGCTACAGTCTTTCAGTATTTCCTGAAGTTCTGGGGG GGGGATCTTAATAATGGGCCTGCAAAGTTCCATGTGCTCTTCCTCATGTTTGTAGCGCTCATGTTCTTTGTCAGTCTAATGTTCCTCTTCAGTTACCACTGCTGGCTAGTGTCCAAGAACAGATCCACCCTGG AGGCTTTCTCGGCTCCGGTGTTTGTTGGTGGGCCAGACAGGAACGGTTTCAACGTGGGCATGCATCGAAACTTGGAGCAGGTGTTCGGAGAGAACAGGAGACTGTGGCTTCTTCCCATTTTCACAGG CCAAGGAAATGGCCACTACTTCCCTCTGAAGAGTCTAAATGAATCCCATAACCCATTACTGGCTAATGATGAGATGTGGGAGGAGTCTGATGAGGGGTCAGATGAGGGCAGCATTG ACGGTGACCCCTCGGTTACCATTGAAATGGAGCACTAG
- the uprt gene encoding uracil phosphoribosyltransferase homolog — protein sequence MPCHNQQMNNVNSGQEHPMKQVRFANNSDSSVPDLVSNSGSENVSIQAESQESLGPQLKLLPLNDQIRELQTIIRDKSTSRGDFVFCADRLIRLVVEEGLNQLPYSECTVTTPTGYKYDGVKFERGNCGVSIMRSGEAMEQGLRDCCRSIRIGKILIQSDEETQKAKVYYAKFPPDIYRRKVLLMYPILSTGNTVIEAVRVLIEHGVQPRHIILLSLFSTPHGAKSIIQEFPDITILTTEVHPVAPTHFGQRYFGTD from the exons ATGCCATGCCACAATCAGCAGATGAACAATGTCAACAGTGGCCAAGAGCACCCCATGAAGCAAGTGCGGTTTGCGAACAATAGTGACAGCAGTGTTCCTGACTTGGTGTCCAACTCTGGATCAGAGAATGTCAGTATACAGGCAGAGAGTCAGGAGTCCTTAGGACCCCAGCTTAAACTGCTTCCCTTGAACGACCAGATCCGCGAACTACAAACTATAATTAGAGACAA ATCAACCAGCAGAGGGGactttgtgttttgtgctgATCGACTG ATCAGACTAGTGGTTGAGGAGGGACTTAATCAGCTTCCCTACTCAGAGTGTACTGTCACTACTCCAACAG GGTACAAGTATGATGGTGTCAAGTTTGAAAGAGGGAACTGCGGAGTCAGCATTATGAGAAGTG GCGAGGCCATGGAGCAGGGCCTACGAGACTGCTGCCGGTCCATTCGCATCGGGAAGATCCTGATCCAAAGCGACGAGGAGACGCAGAAAGCCAAGGTGTACTATGCCAAGTTTCCCCCGGATATCTACAGGAGAAAGGTCCTGCTCATGTATCCCATCCTCA gcacGGGGAACACCGTGATAGAAGCAGTGAGGGTGTTGATAGAGCACGGCGTTCAGCCCAGACACATCATCCTCCTCAGCCTCTTCTCCACCCCTCATG GTGCTAAATCCATTATCCAGGAGTTCCCAGACATAACGATCCTGACAACTGAAGTGCATCCCGTGGCGCCTACACATTTTGGACAACGGTACTTCGGTACCGACTGA